The Pantoea eucalypti sequence AGAGGATTCGAATGGATGGGATCTGGCGCATCTTGTGGGACAGCTAATTGATAATCGCTGGATCATTGTTGCCGTTACCGCATTTTTCATGCTGGCGGGAACACTCTACACACTGTTTGCAACACCGATTTACAGCGCAGATGCGTTAGTTCAGGTTGAGCAGAAGAATGCCAGTACCGTCCTGAACGAAATTGACAGCATTCTGCCACAAACGCCAGCCTCCGATACGGAGATCGAGATTCTGGAATCCCGTATGGTCATCGGCAAAACCGTTGACGATCTGGGTCTGGATACTGTGGTTGAGCAGAACTACTTCCCGGTTATCGGCAAGGGCCTGTCGCGCCTGATGGGCAACAAACCTGCTGATATCGCGATTTCGCGTCTGGAAATCCCACGCACTGTCGAAAAACGTAATGTCGAGCTGGAAGTTACCGGTCCGGATAGCTACACCGTCTCTAAAGATGGCGATGAGTTGTTTAAAGGTAAAGTCGGCCAGCTGGAGTCGCACGGCGACATCAGCATGCTGGTGAGCGAGATTCATGCCGATGAAGGCACCAGCTTCACCGTGACTAAGCTGAATGACCTGCAGGCGATCCGTTCCGTACTGGCTAACCTGACCGTTGCAGACAAAGGTAAAGATACCGGCGTACTGGGTCTGGAGTATCTGGGTGAAGATCCCGAGCAGATCAGCAAAGTCCTGAACCAGATTGTGAACAACTATCTGTTACAGAACGTTGAGCGCAAGTCAGAGCAGGCAGAGAAAAGCCTGGATTTCTTACGCACTCAGTTGCCTGCCGTTCGCGCCAAGCTGGATGAAGCAGAAAACAAACTGAATACGTTCCGTCGTCAGAACGAATCGGTTGACCTGTCACTGGAAGCGAAATCCGCCCTGGACTCTTCTGTCAGCGTGCAGAGCCAGTTGAACGAACTGACCTTCCGTGAAGCTGAAGTGTCTCAGCTGTTTACCAAAGATCACCCAACGTATCGCGCGCTGCTTGAAAAACGCAAAACGCTGGAAGGTGAACAGGCTCAGCTGAACAAGAAAATTTCTGGCATGCCACAGACTCAGCAGGAAATCCTGCGTCTGACCCGTGACGTTCAGTCAGGTCAGGAGATCTACATGCAGTTGCTGAACCGTCAGCAGGAGCTGAGCATCAGCAAAGCCAGCACCGTGGGTGATGTCCGCATCATCGACAATGCGCAGACGGCTAATTCACCGGTTGCACCGAAGAAGCTGCTGATTATCGCTGCAAGCCTGATTCTGGGCCTGTTTGTGTCAGTGGGTCTGGTTCTGCTGAAAGCCCTGCTGCATCACGGTATCGAGAACCCTGAACAGCTGGAAGAGCTGGGCATGAATGTCTACGCCAGCGTTCCACTCTCTGAGTGGCAGCGTAAGAAAGATACCGAAGCGCTGGCGCGTCGTGGCAGCAAGGTGAAAACCGACCCGCACGAAACACTGCTGGCGCTGGGTAATCCGACTGACCTCTCCATCGAAGCGATTCGTAGCCTGCGCACCAGCCTGCACTTCGCCATGATGGAAGCGAAAAACAACATCCTGATGATCACCGGCGCCAGCCCGGGTATTGGTAAAACCTTTATCTGTGCCAACCTGGCGACACTGGTCGCGAAAGCGGGTCAGCGTGTTCTGTTTATCGATGGCGACATGCGTCGTGGTTACACCCACGAGCTGCTGGGCGCGGATAACAAATCAGGCCTGTCAAACGTGCTCTCCGGTAAAACGGAATTCAGCCCGGCGCTGATTCAGCAGGGCGTCTACGGTTTCGACTTCCTGCCACGTGGTCAGGTTCCACCGAACCCGTCTGAGCTGCTGATGCATCGTCGTATGGGTGAGCTGCTGGATTGGGCGAGCAAGAACTACGACCTGGTGTTAATCGATACGCCGCCAATCCTGGCCGTCACCGATGCGTCAATTATCGGTAAAATGGCCGGTACTTCACTGATGGTGGCGCGTTTCGAAGCCAATACCACCAAAGAAGTGGACGTCAGCTTCAAACGCTTTGCCCAGAACGGTATTGAGATTAAAGGTGTGATCCTCAATGCCGTGGTGCGTAAAGCCGCCAATGCTTACGGACATGGTTATGACTACTACGCCTATGACTACAGCAAGCCCAGCAAAAGCTGATCATTGAGTAATAACCAGGGGGCGGTCTGACCGCCCCTTTTTATCGTCCTTTTGAATGACGACACGCATCAATTTACACAGGTTATTCTGTCCAAACCCACAAAAGCGATACCTCTATAAATCGCATGGCGAGCGTCAATCAACAGAATTCATCACCAGCATGGCATTGCCTGCACGCAATGTGTGACCGTACTGTCAGGTTTACTGAAAAGCCCGTCGGGAAGGCGAAGCGTGATTATTGCTGGCATGAGAACTTGTGGAATTAAGGAATCACACCATGGCTCCATATTGGTATGTATCAGGATTTTTACTGCTGATTTCGCTGTTTGAATTAGCCCTGAAAAAAGACGAACGCACAAATCATATTCTGACCTGGCTGCTCTGTTTTGCTGCCATTCTATTGATTGTTTTTGGGGGAATACGCGGCCTTGGCACCGGCATGGATGACTTCCAGTACCGGAGCTTCTTTGAAGACTTTGTTCGACGTATAGAGATTAACGGCTTCTTTAAAACCGTTGCTTTTTTCCGTTACGAACCGCTGATTTTTGCCACGGCCTGGATCACCAGTCTGTTTTCGCATAATGCCAGCATCTTTCTGTTTGTTTTCTGCGCCCTTGCCGTATCCATCAATGCTTACTTTTTCAGAAAGATGTCACCGTATCCGGTGCTGGCGCTGGTGCTCTATTCAGCGCACATCTTTATTAACAAAGATATAAACCAGATTCGCTTTGGCCTGAGTTCTGCGCTGTTCCTTGGTGTCCTGTGGTCAATCTATCTCAAGCGTTACTGGTGGGCTTTTGCCTTCTTTATTCTGTCGTTTACAAGCCATAACACTGCCGTAATGGTGGTAACACTTGTGCCGTTCCTGTTTATTCGCGACTGGCGCTGGTGGCCTGTGGTCATTATCGTTGCCAGTCTGCCGCTGTCCGTAGTGGGCGGATCCAGCTTTGTTGCCCTGATTGCGGGTCATCTTGGATCGCTGGGGGAAAGGGCATCGGGCTATAACAATGACCCGTCCTACGCAATGGGTGGCAGCATCCTGGCCGTATCGAACCTGAAAAACATCATGCTGGTGTTTGTCTTCTTCTATTTCATGCTTACTGACCAGTTGAAGCGCGAAAATTATGCTCAGTATCGCCTTAACTATCTGCTGATCATGAGTTTCGCTATTGGCGGTGCTGTCAGGATCTTCCTGTACAACTTCCCTTCAGGTTCGCGCCTGTCCAACTATTTGCAACAGGTCGAGCCGATCATCCTGACCTCACTGATTTATCAGGCCAGGCGATCGTGGAAGCCAGCGCTGTACGCCATGCTGGTGTTCTTCCTGCTCTATTACCTCTACTACAACACCATTTCAACCAAGCAGGCCGTTACTGGCTATGAAGTGGCGCGGGAGTTTTGGCTGGTCCACTGATTGACCCGACGGGCGCCCCTTCGTGATAAGTGTCACGCGGGGGCGCTCGCGTGTGAGAATTCAGATTTTTAATCGACCGTTGTCGACTGAACTGTTTATTTTTTTGAACTTTTTAATGAGGTGCTGGCAATGAAGGACATTCGTTTCTCCATCGTAATTCCGGCTTATAACGCGTCAGAATCGATTGTCACGACGCTGGATTGCGTTAAAGCACAAACGTATCGTAATTTCGAAGTCATCATCGTGGATGATAAGTCTGCAGATGCCGCCGCGCTGGCGGAGGTCGTTCGCAGCGAACGCTATCAGGATCTCGACATCAATCTGGTGCTTTCTGAGGTCAAACTCAACGGGGCCGGTGCACGTAACAAAGGCATTGAGCTGGCGACCGGTGATTATGTCAGTTTTCTTGACGCCGATGATGAGTGGGCGGCGGACAAACTGCAGCAGGTAACTGAAAAAATTGCTCAACTGGACGCACAGGGCAAAAAGAATGTCGTTATTTTCAGCCAGGTAAATATCTATCAGGACGGCACATTCCTGAAAGTGATGCCAATGCAACCACCAGGCAAAAATGAAACCGTCGCTGAGTATCTGTTCGGCTGTTATGGCTTTATCCAGACCAGCACGATTGTGCTGAAACGGGAAGATGCGGCGAAAATTCAGTTCGATACCCGCTACATCCGTCATCAGGATTATGATTTCTGCATTCGTGCCGACCGCATGGGCTATGACTTTGTGATGATCGCCGCACCGCTGGCGAACTACCACCTGGTCACAAAATTTGGCTCAAAACATAAAGGCGAATCGGTGAACTATTCGATGTTCTGGCTTGATAGCATGAAGCCGCATCTTACCCCGCGTGATATCCACACCTACAAAGCTTTTAAGCTGCCGCTGCGCTACAAGATGGACGGTAAGTCGCTGATGGCGAGCCTGAGCTTTGCTCGCTACTTCTTCCTCACCAATAAAGACAACCGTGCTTATTTTATGAACCGGGTTAAAGACAAGGTCAAAGCACGTTTTGGCGGTGAGAAAGCGATCTCCTGACGCGCACTGCGCCTCGCTCTGCTCCTGATACCAGGAGCACCTCTCTTTTCGTTTACATTCAGGGTTGAAGATGAATACTTCTGTTGGAACCGTTGGCATTGTTATGCCTATGTACAATGCCCGTCAGACCGTGTTACGCGCTGTGCAATCGGTTATCAATCAGCACTATACCGACTGGCACCTCTATCTGGTCAACGATAAATCCACTGATGACTCGCTGGCATTTGTGCGGGAGCATTGTCAGGATCCGCGCATTACCATTCTGGATAACGCGGTCAACATGGGCGCAGCAGAGACCCGCAACGTCGGACTGCGCGCGGCCACTGAAGAGATTATTGCCTTTCTTGACAGCGATGATGAGTGGCATGCGGATAAGCTGACCCAGCAGGTAGCTGCTATCGCCGCCGGTGATGATTTTGTGATTACCGAATATCACTATAAAACCCGCAAGGCTGAGCACGACATTACCTACGGAAAGCCTTACCTGCAGCAGGACAACTTTGTGAAAAAGCAGTATCGCGTCTGCTTCTCCTCTGTCTGTTTCCGTCGTCCGCCACAGGGACTTTTCTTCCAGCGCAAAGGTCATGAAGATTTCCTGTTTTTGTATGAATTATTCACCCGCTATAAGCAGGCACGGGTAATTCAGACGATTCTTGTCAACTATTACGAATTAGGCGATTCCCTTTCTCGCAATAAGAACAAAGCAGCCCAGTGGCACCTTGAATTATTAAGAATTATCTATAAAAACAATCCGTTAAAAATCTATTACTATTACGCCTGGTATATGGTGAATGGTGTGCTGTTTACCCTTAAGCATCGTTGAGCCTGTCGGCAGGATTGTCTTTATTATTTGAGGTGGATAGCGTTTCATGAAAAAAATTGTCCTGGTGATCAAAGATGCTTATTCGTATGCGGGCACCGAGAACATCTGTAACTTCATGTCAGAGTGTCTTGGCGAAACACATGACGTCACCATCTACTCGCTGGAAGGCAGTGGTAAGACTTTTTATCCGTTTGAACATGTCAGACAGATTGTCAGCTTCGAAGGGCAGAGCAACCCCATTAAAAGCGCGGTAGCCCGGATCCACGAAGAGGGTTTCGATACCGTCTTCCTGATCAGCATGGGGCGTCTGAGCGTCATGTTTGCCTTCTGGAATCTGCTGGCAATGAAGAAGAAACGGGGCAAAGCCTACGCCTGCGAGCACATTGCCATTAACTCCTTCAGCAAGCCGATCAAGTTCCTCAAGTTTCTGCTGCTGCGCTACTACGACCGCGTGATTGTTCTGACCGACAAAGATCATCAGGTGTTCAGCCGCTGGCACATTCCCAGCAAGCAAATTCCTAACCCCGTCGTCTACAAAGGTTTTCAGCGTCAGACTCGTCATCGTCAGGCGCTGGCGGTGGGCCGTCTGGATAACCAGAAGGGGTTTGATCTGATGCTGGATATCTGGCGCGACTTCGCACGCAGCCATCCGGACTGGACGCTGGTGATTGCCGGTGATGGTGAACTGCGTCAGCAGCTGCACGATCAGGCCGCCGTACTGGGCATCACTGACAGCGTGAAGTTTGTCGGTAAGGTCAGCAATATCAATGACTACTACCGTGACAGCGATATGGCGCTGATGACCTCGCGTTATGAAGGATTACCACTGGTGCTGCTGGAAGCAAAATCCTGGTCACTGCCCGTTGTAGCGTATGACTGTCCGACCGGACCGCAGGAGATCATCAATCACGGTGAAGACGGTTTCCTGGTTCCGATGAATGATAAAGCCACGTTTCTGGCACGAATGGAGCAGCTCGCCACCG is a genomic window containing:
- the wzc gene encoding tyrosine-protein kinase Wzc, with product MNIKNKVRTAPGEDSNGWDLAHLVGQLIDNRWIIVAVTAFFMLAGTLYTLFATPIYSADALVQVEQKNASTVLNEIDSILPQTPASDTEIEILESRMVIGKTVDDLGLDTVVEQNYFPVIGKGLSRLMGNKPADIAISRLEIPRTVEKRNVELEVTGPDSYTVSKDGDELFKGKVGQLESHGDISMLVSEIHADEGTSFTVTKLNDLQAIRSVLANLTVADKGKDTGVLGLEYLGEDPEQISKVLNQIVNNYLLQNVERKSEQAEKSLDFLRTQLPAVRAKLDEAENKLNTFRRQNESVDLSLEAKSALDSSVSVQSQLNELTFREAEVSQLFTKDHPTYRALLEKRKTLEGEQAQLNKKISGMPQTQQEILRLTRDVQSGQEIYMQLLNRQQELSISKASTVGDVRIIDNAQTANSPVAPKKLLIIAASLILGLFVSVGLVLLKALLHHGIENPEQLEELGMNVYASVPLSEWQRKKDTEALARRGSKVKTDPHETLLALGNPTDLSIEAIRSLRTSLHFAMMEAKNNILMITGASPGIGKTFICANLATLVAKAGQRVLFIDGDMRRGYTHELLGADNKSGLSNVLSGKTEFSPALIQQGVYGFDFLPRGQVPPNPSELLMHRRMGELLDWASKNYDLVLIDTPPILAVTDASIIGKMAGTSLMVARFEANTTKEVDVSFKRFAQNGIEIKGVILNAVVRKAANAYGHGYDYYAYDYSKPSKS
- a CDS encoding glycosyltransferase family 2 protein, giving the protein MKDIRFSIVIPAYNASESIVTTLDCVKAQTYRNFEVIIVDDKSADAAALAEVVRSERYQDLDINLVLSEVKLNGAGARNKGIELATGDYVSFLDADDEWAADKLQQVTEKIAQLDAQGKKNVVIFSQVNIYQDGTFLKVMPMQPPGKNETVAEYLFGCYGFIQTSTIVLKREDAAKIQFDTRYIRHQDYDFCIRADRMGYDFVMIAAPLANYHLVTKFGSKHKGESVNYSMFWLDSMKPHLTPRDIHTYKAFKLPLRYKMDGKSLMASLSFARYFFLTNKDNRAYFMNRVKDKVKARFGGEKAIS
- a CDS encoding glycosyltransferase, translated to MKKIVLVIKDAYSYAGTENICNFMSECLGETHDVTIYSLEGSGKTFYPFEHVRQIVSFEGQSNPIKSAVARIHEEGFDTVFLISMGRLSVMFAFWNLLAMKKKRGKAYACEHIAINSFSKPIKFLKFLLLRYYDRVIVLTDKDHQVFSRWHIPSKQIPNPVVYKGFQRQTRHRQALAVGRLDNQKGFDLMLDIWRDFARSHPDWTLVIAGDGELRQQLHDQAAVLGITDSVKFVGKVSNINDYYRDSDMALMTSRYEGLPLVLLEAKSWSLPVVAYDCPTGPQEIINHGEDGFLVPMNDKATFLARMEQLATDDALFYAMSEKTKQTALKFDGNQIKQSWLSLV
- a CDS encoding glycosyltransferase family 2 protein, translating into MNTSVGTVGIVMPMYNARQTVLRAVQSVINQHYTDWHLYLVNDKSTDDSLAFVREHCQDPRITILDNAVNMGAAETRNVGLRAATEEIIAFLDSDDEWHADKLTQQVAAIAAGDDFVITEYHYKTRKAEHDITYGKPYLQQDNFVKKQYRVCFSSVCFRRPPQGLFFQRKGHEDFLFLYELFTRYKQARVIQTILVNYYELGDSLSRNKNKAAQWHLELLRIIYKNNPLKIYYYYAWYMVNGVLFTLKHR
- a CDS encoding EpsG family protein yields the protein MAPYWYVSGFLLLISLFELALKKDERTNHILTWLLCFAAILLIVFGGIRGLGTGMDDFQYRSFFEDFVRRIEINGFFKTVAFFRYEPLIFATAWITSLFSHNASIFLFVFCALAVSINAYFFRKMSPYPVLALVLYSAHIFINKDINQIRFGLSSALFLGVLWSIYLKRYWWAFAFFILSFTSHNTAVMVVTLVPFLFIRDWRWWPVVIIVASLPLSVVGGSSFVALIAGHLGSLGERASGYNNDPSYAMGGSILAVSNLKNIMLVFVFFYFMLTDQLKRENYAQYRLNYLLIMSFAIGGAVRIFLYNFPSGSRLSNYLQQVEPIILTSLIYQARRSWKPALYAMLVFFLLYYLYYNTISTKQAVTGYEVAREFWLVH